One Onthophagus taurus isolate NC chromosome 11, IU_Otau_3.0, whole genome shotgun sequence genomic window carries:
- the LOC111413269 gene encoding DNA ligase 4, which yields MSNINFKDFCNVLEDIKTNKNRDYKIKTLQLYYSNLRKNITSTTNLHPILRLLLPSFERNRSYGMKEDTLKRKIIKILSLTKDSGDSKILNNKSGDFSTTAFNVLRKYYDEGKLLNIGQVNEALDEIAAKNNDECRLGVLFKKTSPFEQKWIIRIILKDLKLGLSDKKMLNLYHPDAVDLFDKTNDLEHVCVKLFNPNERLNEINVALFNAFCPMLSKRCDVKELFKTVPDDKSLFYVENKFDGERFQLHMNQGSFKYFSRRGFDFTAKFGCNYKNGIFTPLLRNCFINNTESVILDGEMMGWDPVKKIFGSKGMNFDVKNLTDTSYHQPCFCVFDILLLNNEVLTNKALRERKKLLESILTPIEGVILVSSLKEVYGKREIINALNDSASNKEEGIVFKRPDSFYITNSRNDGWWKMKLEYFSDVMTDLDVIIMGGFTGKNQQIEKVLVGVGVPSKRGSHPTVFHSLSTVYTGLNLNEWKELKEKLNNKLFKTSENNSFESFGLIFGKKKPDVWVKPEDSFILEVRASELIKTKAQSDYKSNYTLRFPRIQKLRFDKPYYDCLTTLELENLTSTQLPVEKLFKRKLNLEDLEYDFKKTKKIRVKYTVNEVNVDNVISNIFNNLEFCVWTGNNEYSKEDIEKILKENGGKVTKIESQRTFCILIGDKHERVNYYRGDIDIVKLSWVLNLVEKKKFFDYTPLDTIYATNKTKNVFMEKFDKFGDSFTEELTIKKLKAIEKNINGLSFFIRPLPKEIDKFCNEIQANYNLSLFQNYVAFFYQFSNNSKLDELEFKFWGGRISNKLDDSVNLVIVDSIEKIDEVKMIFKGKIVLKDFINQSINKYTEDLL from the exons atgtcaaatataaactttaaagatttttgtaaCGTCCTcgaagatataaaaactaataaaaatcgtgattataaaataaaaacattgcaACTTTACTACTCAAATCTTCGaaagaacataacctcaacaaCAAATTTACACCCAATTTTACGTTTATTATTACCATCTTTCGAAAGGAATCGAAGTTATGGGatgaaagaagacactttaaaaagaaagatcataaaaattttatctttgacCAAAGATTCAggtgattcaaaaattttaaataacaaatccGGTGATTTTTCTACGACCGCgtttaatgttttaagaaaatattacgACGAAGGAAAGTTGTTAAATATCGGTCAAGTTAATGAAGCTTTAGATGAAATTGCTGCAAAAAATAATGATGAGTGCCGTTTGggggttttatttaaaaaaacgtctCCGTTTGAGCAAAAATGGATcataagaattattttaaaagatctcaAATTGGGGTTGAGTGataaaaagatgttaaatttataccaTCCGGATGCTGttgatttatttgataaaaccAACGATTTAGAACATGTTTGTGTAAAACTTTTTAACCCAAACGAACgcttaaatgaaattaatgtaGCACTTTTTAACGCGTTTTGTCCGATGCTATCAAAACGGTGTGAtgttaaagaattatttaaaaccgttCCGGATGATAAGTCTTTGTTTTATGTTGAGAATAAATTTGATGGGGAACGATTTCAATTACACATGAATCAAGgatcatttaaatatttctctaGGAGAGGGTTTGATTTCACTGCAAAATTTGGgtgtaattataaaaatgggATTTTTACACCACTTTTAAggaattgttttataaataacacaGAAAGTGTTATTTTAGATGGAGAAATGATGGGGTGGGACccagttaaaaaaatatttggttCAAAAGGAATgaattttgatgtaaaaaaCTTAACAGATACAAGTTATCATCAACCTTGTTTCTGTGTTTTCGATATTTTGTTGCTAAATAATGaagttttaacaaacaaaGCATTAAGGGagcgaaaaaaattgttagagTCAATATTAACTCCTATTGAGGGGGTTATTCTTGTTAGTTCTTTAAAagaagtttatggaaaaagaGAAATTATAAATGCTTTGAATGATTCTGCTTCAAATAAAGAGGAGGGAATTGTTTTTAAACGACctgattcattttatattacaaatagTAGAAATGATGGGTGGTGGAAGATGAAATTAGAG tatttttctgATGTTATGACCGATTTAGATGTAATAATTATGGGGGGATTTACCggaaaaaatcaacaaattgaGAAAGTCTTAGTTGGTGTCGGTGTTCCATCAAAAAGAG GATCACATCCAACTGTATTTCATTCTTTATCCACTGTTTACACCGGATTAAATTTGAATGAATGGAAAGAATTAAAggagaaattaaataataaattatttaaaacttcaGAGAATAATTCATTTGAAtcatttggtttaatttttgggaAAAAGAAACCTGATGTGTGGGTCAAACCTGAGGATTCATTCATATTAGAa GTACGTGCTtcagaattaataaaaacaaaggcACAATCCGATTATAAATCGAATTATACATTACGATTTCctcgtatacaaaaattacgTTTTGATAAGCCTTATTACGATTGTTTAACAactttagaactagaaaatttaACATCAACTCAATTACCggtggaaaaattatttaaacggAAGCTAAACTTGGAAGATCTTGAATACGATTTTAAAAAGACGAAAAAAATCCGCGTTAAATACACGGTGAATGAAGTTAATGTCGATAACGTAATAAGTAacatctttaataacttggaaTTTTGTGTTTGGACCGGAAATAATGAGTACTCCAAAGAGGATAttgaaaagattttgaaaGAGAATGGGGGAAAAGTGACGAAAATTGAGTCGCAAAGgactttttgtattttaattggGGATAAACATGAACGCGTTAATTATTATCGAGGTGATATCGATATCGTTAAGTTATCTTGGGTTTTGAATTTAGTTgagaagaaaaagttttttgattataCCCCTCTCGACACAATTTATGCgactaataaaactaaaaacgtttttatggaaaaattcgataaatttGGAGATTCCTTCACGGAGGAGTtaacaataaagaaattaaaagcaatagaaaaaaacataaatggattaagtttttttatacgCCCATTACCAAAAGAAATCGATAAGTTTTGTAATGAAATCCAAGCGAATTATAATTTAAGTCTATTTCAGAATTATGTAGcgtttttttatcaatttagtAATAATTCGAAATTGGACGAATTGGAATTTAAGTTTTGGGGTGGgcgaatttcaaataaactcgATGATTCGGTTAATTTGGTTATTGTTGATTCAAT AGAGAAGATCGACGaggttaaaatgatttttaaaggaaaaattgttttaaaagattttattaatcaatctattaataaatacacagaggatttattgtaa